From Sphingopyxis sp. USTB-05, the proteins below share one genomic window:
- a CDS encoding gamma carbonic anhydrase family protein: MTYQDVSIISVNGKTPQIDPSAFIAPGCRIIGDVTIGPDVSIWYNCVLRADVSRIVVGARSNIQDGSVVHCDGQMPHRPDGFPTIIGEDVLIGHMAMVHGCTLADRAFVGLKATVMNGCRIGSDAMLAAGALLTENKEIPGRELWAGSPARRVREIDDAQAAGMQMGVAHYVMNGRMHKAAIEG; encoded by the coding sequence ATGACCTATCAGGACGTCAGCATCATCAGCGTGAACGGCAAGACGCCGCAGATCGACCCCAGCGCCTTTATCGCGCCGGGGTGCCGGATCATCGGCGACGTGACGATCGGGCCCGATGTCAGCATCTGGTATAATTGCGTGCTGCGCGCCGATGTCAGCCGCATCGTCGTCGGCGCGCGCTCGAACATCCAGGACGGCAGCGTCGTCCATTGCGACGGCCAGATGCCGCACCGCCCCGACGGCTTCCCGACGATCATCGGCGAGGATGTGCTGATCGGCCATATGGCGATGGTGCATGGCTGCACGCTGGCGGATCGCGCCTTCGTGGGCCTCAAGGCGACGGTGATGAACGGGTGCCGCATCGGCAGCGACGCGATGCTCGCCGCGGGTGCGCTGCTGACCGAGAACAAGGAAATTCCGGGGCGTGAGCTATGGGCCGGATCGCCCGCGCGGCGCGTGCGCGAGATCGACGATGCGCAGGCTGCGGGAATGCAGATGGGCGTCGCGCATTATGTGATGAACGGCCGCATGCACAAGGCGGCGATCGAGGGCTGA
- a CDS encoding urate hydroxylase PuuD, with protein MDKFFGNLHAVLGTGLVLAIILMLCLNGQNFEDGVAAGNAIMRWLHTFFGVLWIGLLYYFNFVQIPTMPKIPAELKPAVGKHIAPAALFWFRWAALVTVLLGLAIAGHAKYLAPALGLQDPYKLIGVGMWLGLIMAFNVWFVIWPNQKKALGIVEADDATKAKAAKTAMIFSRTNTLLSIPMLYAMVNFS; from the coding sequence ATGGACAAATTTTTCGGAAATCTGCACGCCGTACTGGGCACCGGCCTTGTGCTTGCGATCATCCTGATGCTCTGCCTCAACGGCCAGAATTTTGAGGATGGGGTCGCGGCGGGCAACGCGATCATGCGCTGGCTGCACACCTTCTTCGGCGTGCTGTGGATCGGCCTGCTTTACTATTTCAACTTCGTCCAGATTCCGACGATGCCGAAAATCCCGGCCGAACTGAAACCCGCCGTCGGCAAGCATATCGCGCCCGCCGCGCTGTTCTGGTTCCGCTGGGCGGCGCTGGTCACCGTGCTGCTCGGCCTCGCGATCGCCGGCCACGCCAAATATCTGGCACCCGCGCTGGGGCTCCAGGACCCGTACAAGCTGATCGGCGTCGGCATGTGGCTGGGCCTGATCATGGCGTTCAACGTGTGGTTCGTGATCTGGCCGAACCAGAAGAAGGCGCTGGGCATCGTCGAGGCCGACGATGCGACCAAGGCGAAGGCCGCAAAGACCGCGATGATCTTTTCGCGGACCAACACCTTGCTGTCGATCCCGATGCTCTATGCGATGGTGAACTTCAGCTAA
- a CDS encoding inner membrane-spanning protein YciB, giving the protein MSDVLPSGPEAVPAPPPAKHGWLNFVIDFGPLLVFFLAYKFSSGGEGGFAATTAAIKGTVAFMIAIVIAMIVSKWKLGKISPMLWMSSILVLGFGALTIWFHDERFIVMKPTIIYAAFAVLLLGGVWFKKPMLKYLLQSALEGLTDRGWLLLSRNWGIFFAALGIANHVMYELIQAKQMSFDLWLTIKVWGVTALSFLFTFSQVPVMLKNGLAVPEEPATDKN; this is encoded by the coding sequence ATGAGCGACGTGCTTCCCTCTGGCCCCGAAGCCGTCCCGGCACCGCCGCCGGCAAAGCATGGATGGCTCAACTTCGTCATCGATTTCGGGCCTTTGCTCGTCTTCTTCCTTGCCTATAAATTCTCGTCCGGCGGTGAAGGCGGGTTCGCCGCGACGACTGCGGCGATCAAGGGCACGGTGGCGTTCATGATCGCGATCGTCATTGCGATGATCGTGTCGAAATGGAAGCTCGGCAAGATTTCGCCGATGCTGTGGATGTCGAGCATCCTCGTCCTCGGTTTCGGCGCGCTGACGATCTGGTTTCACGACGAGCGTTTCATCGTGATGAAGCCGACGATCATCTATGCCGCCTTCGCCGTGCTGCTGCTCGGCGGCGTGTGGTTCAAAAAACCGATGCTCAAATATCTGCTGCAATCGGCGCTCGAGGGGCTGACCGACCGCGGCTGGCTGTTGCTCTCGCGCAACTGGGGGATATTCTTTGCCGCGCTCGGCATCGCCAATCATGTGATGTACGAGCTGATCCAGGCGAAGCAGATGAGCTTCGATCTGTGGCTGACGATCAAGGTCTGGGGCGTCACCGCCCTCTCCTTCCTCTTCACTTTCAGCCAGGTTCCTGTGATGCTCAAGAACGGGCTCGCGGTGCCGGAAGAGCCTGCAACCGACAAAAATTGA
- the ftsY gene encoding signal recognition particle-docking protein FtsY: protein MTGKSWSERLLGGFRRTSERLGENLAGLTGKARLDEDDLDRIEEALITADLGPAMADRIRGRLAERRDIAANGTEELRKVVADEIAAVLRPVAEPLDIDAFPRPQVILVIGVNGSGKTTTIAKLAHLFQEQDYGVMLVAGDTFRAAAIGQLKVWAERLGVPIMAGPEGGDSAGIVFDAVKQATATGIDVLIVDTAGRLQNKRELMDELAKIKRVLGRLNPAAPHDVVLVLDATTGQNALSQIDVFREVAGVTGLVMTKLDGTARGGVLVSAAERHGLPIHAIGIGETIDDLRPFDADEIAAIIAGNIR from the coding sequence ATGACCGGCAAAAGCTGGAGCGAAAGGCTACTTGGCGGATTTCGCCGTACCTCCGAACGGCTCGGCGAGAATCTGGCCGGGCTGACCGGCAAGGCGCGGCTAGACGAGGATGATCTCGACCGGATCGAGGAAGCGCTGATCACCGCCGACCTTGGCCCCGCGATGGCCGACCGCATTCGCGGCCGCCTGGCCGAACGCCGCGATATCGCCGCGAACGGAACCGAGGAACTGCGCAAGGTCGTCGCCGACGAAATCGCGGCCGTCCTGCGTCCCGTTGCCGAACCGCTCGACATCGACGCCTTTCCGCGTCCGCAGGTCATTCTGGTGATCGGGGTCAACGGGTCGGGCAAGACCACCACCATCGCCAAGCTCGCGCATCTGTTCCAGGAGCAGGATTATGGCGTGATGCTCGTGGCAGGCGACACCTTTCGCGCGGCAGCGATCGGCCAGCTCAAGGTCTGGGCCGAACGGCTGGGCGTGCCGATCATGGCGGGCCCCGAAGGCGGCGACAGCGCGGGCATCGTGTTCGACGCGGTGAAACAGGCGACCGCGACCGGGATCGACGTGCTGATCGTCGACACCGCCGGGCGGCTCCAGAACAAGCGCGAACTGATGGACGAGCTTGCCAAGATCAAGCGCGTGCTTGGCCGGCTCAATCCCGCCGCGCCGCACGACGTCGTGCTCGTGCTCGACGCGACGACGGGGCAGAATGCGCTGTCGCAGATCGACGTTTTCCGAGAGGTTGCGGGGGTAACCGGCCTCGTCATGACCAAACTCGACGGCACCGCGCGCGGCGGTGTGCTCGTGTCCGCCGCCGAGCGCCACGGGCTTCCCATCCATGCGATCGGCATTGGCGAAACCATCGACGACCTTCGCCCGTTCGATGCGGACGAGATCGCAGCCATTATTGCAGGAAATATCCGATGA
- a CDS encoding MiaB/RimO family radical SAM methylthiotransferase — protein sequence MSTTLADRQEVVNFGCRLNIAEGEAIRSAVAAAGAQSITVFNSCAVTDEAVRQARQAVRRALRERPGTEVVVTGCAAELERGAFAAMGARVVSNDAKGLAQSYESTASSRGRGTIVGELQLEPAGDGPLPSQGQAFFPYSPALSGADHARAFLGVQTGCSHSCTFCATVLARGTARSASVDAVVASAQTALDRGQREIILTGVDLASYGDDSGTTLAALVEALLALPVERLRLSSLDPNRIDDALFALLTEETRVMPHVHLSLQAGDDMVLTRMKRRHRRADAVALIERLKAARAEIAIGADLIAGFPTEDEAMFANSLALIDDCDIMFGHIFPYSPRAGTPAARMPQVGRTIARERAAILREANARRRQDWLDTQIGHTASMLVERDGVSGHAENFAAVALTTPVAPGTIIDVRLSAREGDRMVATPIEEKDIAA from the coding sequence ATGAGCACCACCCTCGCCGACCGGCAAGAGGTCGTCAATTTCGGTTGTCGGCTGAACATCGCCGAGGGTGAAGCCATCCGCTCGGCCGTCGCGGCGGCGGGTGCGCAGAGCATAACCGTCTTCAATAGCTGCGCCGTGACCGACGAGGCGGTGCGGCAGGCGCGGCAGGCAGTGCGCCGCGCCCTGCGCGAGCGGCCCGGAACCGAGGTGGTGGTGACCGGGTGCGCGGCGGAGCTCGAACGCGGCGCCTTCGCCGCGATGGGCGCGCGGGTGGTGAGCAACGATGCCAAGGGCTTGGCCCAGAGCTATGAAAGCACCGCGTCCTCGCGCGGGCGGGGAACCATCGTTGGCGAGCTCCAGCTCGAACCGGCGGGAGATGGGCCCCTGCCTTCGCAGGGACAGGCTTTCTTTCCCTATAGCCCCGCCCTTTCAGGCGCCGATCATGCCCGCGCTTTCCTTGGTGTCCAGACCGGCTGTTCGCATAGCTGTACCTTTTGCGCGACGGTGCTGGCGCGTGGGACGGCGCGGTCGGCAAGCGTCGATGCAGTCGTCGCATCCGCACAAACCGCTCTCGACCGCGGCCAGCGCGAGATCATCCTGACCGGCGTCGACCTCGCCAGCTATGGCGACGACAGCGGTACGACATTGGCCGCGCTGGTCGAGGCATTGCTCGCTTTGCCGGTCGAACGACTGCGCCTTTCGTCGCTCGACCCAAACCGGATCGACGATGCGCTTTTCGCGCTGCTGACCGAGGAAACGCGCGTGATGCCGCATGTCCATCTGTCGCTGCAGGCGGGCGATGATATGGTGCTGACGCGCATGAAGCGCCGCCACCGCCGCGCTGATGCCGTTGCGTTGATCGAGCGATTGAAGGCCGCGCGCGCGGAGATCGCCATCGGTGCCGACCTGATCGCGGGCTTTCCGACCGAGGACGAAGCGATGTTCGCCAACTCGCTGGCGCTGATCGACGATTGCGACATCATGTTCGGCCATATCTTTCCATACAGCCCGCGCGCCGGGACGCCCGCCGCCCGCATGCCGCAGGTCGGGCGCACCATCGCGCGCGAGCGGGCGGCGATCCTGCGCGAGGCCAATGCCCGGCGGCGGCAGGACTGGCTGGATACACAGATCGGCCATACCGCATCGATGCTCGTCGAACGCGACGGCGTCAGCGGCCATGCCGAAAATTTCGCCGCCGTGGCGCTGACCACGCCGGTGGCGCCCGGTACTATCATTGACGTGCGCCTGTCGGCGCGCGAGGGCGACCGCATGGTCGCAACCCCAATTGAGGAAAAGGACATCGCCGCATGA
- the dapF gene encoding diaminopimelate epimerase has protein sequence MADRFTKMHGLGNDFVVIDARVAPVEMTPARAHAIADRRHGIGCDQLILLEPSTSADVKMRIFNADGGEVEACGNATRCVATLIGKPAVIETLGGMLRVTPADGGAEVVLGEPEFDWEHIPLAMPMDTRDMPVAWDELEHGAAVNVGNPHIIFFVPEADAVALDELGPRIETDPLFPERVNVNVASLDGENQLQLRVWERGVGLTQACGTGACATAVAAIRAGKVQSPVTISLPGGDLIIRWAPGEPIVMSGAATRVYEGETDWAQFG, from the coding sequence ATGGCAGACCGCTTCACCAAGATGCACGGCCTCGGCAACGACTTTGTCGTGATCGACGCGCGCGTGGCGCCCGTCGAAATGACGCCGGCACGCGCGCATGCAATCGCCGATCGGCGCCACGGCATCGGGTGCGACCAGCTGATCCTGCTCGAACCGTCGACCAGCGCGGACGTGAAGATGCGCATCTTCAACGCCGACGGCGGCGAGGTCGAGGCATGCGGCAATGCGACGCGCTGCGTCGCGACGCTGATCGGCAAGCCCGCGGTGATCGAGACGCTGGGCGGTATGCTGCGCGTCACGCCGGCCGACGGCGGCGCCGAAGTCGTACTCGGCGAACCCGAATTCGACTGGGAACATATCCCGCTTGCGATGCCGATGGACACACGCGACATGCCCGTCGCGTGGGACGAGCTGGAACATGGCGCGGCGGTCAATGTCGGCAATCCGCATATCATCTTTTTCGTGCCCGAGGCCGACGCGGTCGCACTCGACGAGTTGGGGCCCCGGATCGAGACCGACCCGCTGTTTCCCGAGCGCGTCAACGTCAATGTCGCCAGCCTCGACGGCGAAAACCAGTTGCAGCTACGCGTCTGGGAACGCGGCGTCGGGCTGACGCAGGCATGCGGTACCGGCGCATGCGCGACTGCGGTTGCGGCAATCCGCGCAGGCAAGGTGCAATCGCCCGTCACCATATCGCTCCCCGGCGGCGACCTTATCATCCGCTGGGCGCCGGGCGAGCCGATCGTGATGAGCGGCGCCGCGACGCGCGTCTATGAAGGCGAGACCGACTGGGCGCAGTTCGGATGA
- a CDS encoding bifunctional diguanylate cyclase/phosphodiesterase — MTATPKPFDRSEGAKRDIIAGGIVVAAILLFVGTGSNVMQAAVRALIGIGGGPDRALATALILNVALILFGWRRYKDLNREILERTEAEQRARYLADTDPLTGFLNRRALLATGQLQIANAIAEKRQVALFLLDLDHFKTVNDIHGHAAGDRVLQVAAERISAVLPPNATKARLGGDEFVAMLAFEPAARADIDALAAELVMALDNVIAHDAQQIRVGASLGLSLASDASVTMETMVRQADIAMYNCKDEGRNRFCWFEAGMEMAVQVRNQIETGIRDGMPRGEFVPHFEPQVDIASGRLLGFEMLMRWESPEYGMIPPERFIPVAEESGLIGELSLQVIREAMEVAKRWDPSIMLAVNISPQQLKDPWFSQKLTKLLVEVGFPAAQLEVEITESSLFENLPLVRSIVTSLKNQGVSLSLDDFGTGYSSLSHLRALPFDRIKIDRSFIAAMRGSPDAQAIVIAIVRLGESLAMPITAEGVEDEATAIELTRLGCSKGQGWYFGRAASAADTERLLAERGLLRAPMVPPAGPDAGEDERLRKSA, encoded by the coding sequence ATGACAGCGACGCCGAAGCCATTCGACCGAAGCGAGGGCGCAAAACGCGATATCATTGCCGGTGGCATAGTCGTCGCCGCGATCCTGCTGTTCGTGGGGACGGGCAGCAATGTGATGCAGGCGGCGGTGCGTGCATTGATCGGCATCGGCGGTGGTCCCGACCGGGCGCTGGCGACGGCGCTCATTCTCAATGTCGCGCTGATTCTCTTCGGCTGGCGCCGCTACAAGGATCTCAACCGCGAAATCCTCGAGCGCACCGAAGCCGAACAGCGCGCGCGCTACCTCGCCGACACCGACCCGCTGACGGGTTTCCTCAATCGCCGGGCCCTGCTCGCGACTGGACAACTGCAGATCGCGAACGCGATCGCCGAAAAGCGCCAAGTCGCACTGTTCCTGCTCGACCTCGATCACTTCAAGACCGTCAACGACATTCATGGTCACGCGGCGGGGGACCGCGTGCTGCAGGTCGCAGCCGAACGTATCTCGGCGGTACTACCGCCAAATGCCACCAAGGCGCGGCTCGGTGGCGACGAGTTCGTCGCGATGCTGGCGTTCGAGCCTGCGGCGCGCGCCGACATCGACGCCCTGGCGGCCGAACTCGTCATGGCGCTCGACAATGTTATCGCGCACGATGCGCAGCAGATTCGGGTCGGCGCGTCGCTCGGCCTATCGCTCGCCAGCGATGCCAGCGTCACAATGGAAACGATGGTCCGTCAGGCCGACATCGCAATGTATAATTGCAAGGACGAAGGCCGGAATCGCTTCTGCTGGTTCGAGGCCGGAATGGAAATGGCGGTGCAGGTGCGCAACCAGATCGAAACGGGCATTCGCGACGGCATGCCGCGCGGCGAGTTCGTCCCCCATTTCGAGCCGCAGGTGGATATCGCCAGTGGGAGACTGCTCGGTTTCGAGATGCTCATGCGCTGGGAATCGCCCGAATATGGGATGATCCCGCCGGAACGCTTTATTCCCGTTGCCGAGGAAAGCGGCCTGATAGGCGAATTGTCGCTGCAGGTCATCCGCGAGGCGATGGAAGTCGCCAAACGCTGGGACCCGTCGATCATGCTTGCGGTCAACATCTCGCCGCAGCAACTGAAAGACCCGTGGTTCAGCCAGAAGCTGACCAAGCTGCTCGTCGAGGTCGGTTTCCCGGCGGCGCAGCTCGAGGTAGAGATCACCGAAAGCTCGCTGTTCGAAAATCTGCCGCTGGTGCGATCGATCGTCACCAGCCTGAAGAATCAGGGTGTGTCGCTGAGCCTCGACGATTTCGGCACCGGCTACAGCTCGCTGTCGCATCTGCGTGCGCTGCCGTTCGATCGGATCAAGATCGACCGCAGCTTCATCGCTGCGATGCGGGGCAGCCCCGATGCGCAGGCAATCGTCATTGCTATCGTGCGACTGGGCGAAAGCCTCGCGATGCCGATAACCGCCGAAGGCGTCGAGGACGAGGCCACCGCGATCGAACTGACGCGGCTCGGCTGTTCGAAGGGTCAGGGCTGGTATTTCGGCCGTGCCGCGTCGGCCGCCGACACCGAACGGTTGCTTGCCGAGCGCGGCCTGCTCCGCGCCCCCATGGTGCCGCCCGCCGGTCCCGACGCCGGCGAGGACGAACGGCTGCGCAAATCGGCGTAA
- the ffh gene encoding signal recognition particle protein, with protein sequence MFDSLSNRLGDVFGKLRGRGALTEADVRAAMREVRIALLEADVALPVVRSFVDQVTELAIGQNVLRSVTPGQQVVKIVSDALTEMLGSETAELELAVTPPAVIMMVGLQGSGKTTTTAKIAKRLKEKERKKVLMASLDVNRPAAQEQLAVLGQQIDVATLPIVAGQQPVEIAQRAMQAAKLQGYDVLMLDTAGRLHVDQQLMDEMQAVSRTANPAETLLVVDSLTGQDAVQVAQRFTDQVPLTGVVLTRMDGDARGGAALSMRAVTGKPIKFAGTGEKLDGLELFQPSRIAGRILGMGDVVSLVERAAETIQAEEAEAMAAKMAKGQFDLNDLRTQLNQMRRMGGLGALAGMIPGIKKAQAQMAAGAADDKMLIHFDAIMGSMTPKERAKPEILTAKRKIRIANGSGTTVQQVNKVLKMHQEMSSAMKKIRKMGGLKGLGALFGKGGGIPGMGGGGMGGGGLPGLGGGGSIPPELANLMNKKK encoded by the coding sequence ATGTTCGACAGTCTGAGCAATCGGCTTGGCGATGTTTTCGGGAAGCTCCGCGGTCGCGGCGCGCTGACCGAGGCCGACGTGCGCGCCGCGATGCGCGAAGTGCGAATCGCTCTGCTAGAGGCGGACGTCGCGCTGCCCGTCGTGCGCAGTTTCGTCGATCAGGTCACCGAACTCGCGATCGGCCAGAATGTCCTGCGCTCGGTCACGCCGGGGCAGCAGGTCGTCAAGATCGTCAGCGACGCGCTGACCGAAATGCTCGGTTCCGAAACCGCCGAGCTCGAGCTGGCCGTCACCCCGCCCGCCGTGATCATGATGGTCGGCTTGCAGGGTTCGGGTAAGACGACCACCACCGCGAAGATCGCGAAGCGGCTGAAGGAAAAAGAGCGCAAGAAGGTGCTGATGGCGTCGCTCGACGTCAATCGCCCCGCCGCGCAGGAACAGCTTGCCGTCCTCGGCCAGCAGATCGACGTCGCGACCCTGCCGATCGTCGCGGGGCAGCAGCCGGTCGAGATTGCGCAGCGCGCGATGCAGGCGGCGAAGCTTCAGGGTTATGACGTCCTGATGCTCGACACCGCGGGCCGCCTCCACGTCGACCAGCAGTTGATGGACGAAATGCAGGCGGTGTCGCGCACGGCGAACCCTGCCGAAACGCTGCTCGTCGTCGACAGCCTCACCGGCCAGGACGCGGTACAGGTTGCGCAGCGCTTCACCGATCAGGTGCCGCTCACCGGCGTCGTGCTCACCCGCATGGACGGCGATGCGCGGGGCGGTGCCGCGCTCTCGATGCGCGCGGTCACTGGCAAGCCGATCAAATTCGCGGGCACGGGCGAAAAGCTCGACGGGCTCGAGCTCTTTCAGCCCTCGCGCATCGCGGGCCGCATCCTCGGCATGGGCGACGTCGTCAGCCTCGTCGAACGCGCCGCCGAAACGATCCAGGCCGAAGAGGCCGAGGCGATGGCGGCGAAGATGGCCAAGGGCCAGTTCGACCTCAACGACCTCCGCACCCAATTGAACCAGATGCGTCGCATGGGCGGCCTCGGCGCGCTCGCCGGCATGATTCCGGGGATCAAGAAGGCGCAGGCGCAGATGGCGGCCGGTGCTGCCGACGACAAGATGCTCATCCACTTCGACGCGATCATGGGATCGATGACCCCCAAGGAGCGCGCGAAGCCCGAAATCCTGACCGCGAAGCGCAAGATCCGTATCGCCAACGGGTCGGGCACCACGGTGCAGCAGGTCAACAAGGTGCTGAAGATGCATCAGGAAATGTCCAGCGCGATGAAGAAGATCCGCAAGATGGGCGGGCTCAAGGGCCTCGGCGCGCTGTTCGGCAAGGGCGGCGGCATTCCCGGAATGGGCGGCGGCGGAATGGGTGGCGGTGGCCTCCCCGGTCTTGGTGGGGGCGGATCGATCCCGCCTGAACTCGCCAATTTGATGAATAAAAAGAAGTGA
- the rimM gene encoding ribosome maturation factor RimM (Essential for efficient processing of 16S rRNA): MADANRPVTLAAIAGAHGVRGEVRLKLFGEGAEALRAFSVFDAGDRTLTLKSVRPANQGAVATFAEIADRSAAEALRGTVLTVPRSALPALGEGEYYHHDLLGLPCVSTDGVAIGHVAAVENFGAGDILEIEKPDRKRFMVPMTAQAVPAWNDDGVTVNAAFVE, encoded by the coding sequence TTGGCCGACGCGAATCGCCCTGTCACCCTCGCCGCCATCGCCGGCGCGCATGGGGTGCGGGGCGAGGTGCGTCTCAAGCTATTTGGTGAAGGCGCGGAGGCTCTCCGCGCCTTTTCCGTTTTCGATGCGGGCGACCGCACGCTCACGTTGAAATCGGTCCGTCCCGCCAATCAGGGTGCGGTCGCGACCTTCGCCGAAATCGCCGACCGCAGCGCTGCCGAGGCCTTGCGCGGAACGGTGTTGACGGTGCCGCGCTCGGCGCTGCCCGCTCTGGGCGAGGGCGAATATTATCACCACGACCTGCTCGGCCTGCCATGCGTGTCGACCGACGGCGTCGCCATCGGCCATGTTGCCGCGGTCGAGAATTTCGGCGCTGGTGACATTCTCGAAATCGAGAAGCCCGACCGCAAACGTTTCATGGTTCCGATGACGGCGCAGGCCGTGCCGGCGTGGAACGACGACGGCGTCACCGTGAACGCCGCGTTCGTCGAGTAA
- a CDS encoding serine hydrolase, producing MRLKSGLVFAAILGSFAPAHAQQSAPKTLDQLAPEIDTLFARYQAEQHIPGLVYGVVKDGKLAYVKGIGVQNIADKRAVTPDSLFRIASMTKAFTALSILKLRDDGKLRLDDLAEQYVPEMKGWTYPTKDSPRIRVRDLLQHVGGFVTDDPWGDRQQVLPQDEFTKMIAAGVPFSRVPQSQHEYSNFGYALLGRIVANASGMPYTDYVRQTILNPLGMTRSGFDAPKAPKARYALGYRWENEKWTAEPEMVDGAFNSMGGLQVSANDYAKWVAFLLSAWPARDDADTGPVKRSTVREIAQGSNFVSVTNRIGASGATACKQAAAYGMGWRVAQDCDLGLTLAHGGGYPGYGSHVMLMPDYGIGVFALSNRTYAGPSAPAWDTAVAIDKAGLLETRPVPVSPAVAEAYAAARAAYAAGDLGPLQGRLAMNFLLDRSAANWKAEFAKLKAEVGACPTDEPLAPTGAMSAAFRLNCEKGKLDGQLLLAPTKPATIQALRLRVVPPEAN from the coding sequence ATGCGCTTGAAATCGGGTCTCGTTTTTGCTGCCATCCTTGGCTCGTTCGCTCCCGCTCACGCCCAGCAATCCGCCCCCAAAACCCTCGACCAACTCGCCCCCGAGATCGACACGCTCTTTGCCAGATATCAAGCCGAGCAGCACATCCCCGGCCTGGTCTACGGCGTCGTCAAGGACGGCAAGCTCGCTTATGTGAAGGGCATCGGCGTTCAGAACATCGCCGACAAGCGCGCCGTCACTCCCGACAGCCTGTTTCGCATCGCCTCGATGACCAAGGCGTTCACCGCGCTGTCGATCCTGAAGCTGCGCGATGACGGCAAGCTTCGCCTCGACGACCTCGCTGAGCAATATGTGCCCGAAATGAAGGGCTGGACCTACCCGACCAAGGACAGCCCGCGCATAAGGGTCAGGGATCTGCTCCAACATGTCGGCGGCTTCGTCACCGATGATCCGTGGGGCGATCGCCAGCAAGTGCTGCCGCAAGACGAATTCACGAAGATGATCGCCGCGGGCGTGCCGTTCAGCCGCGTACCGCAGAGCCAGCATGAATATTCGAACTTCGGCTATGCCTTGCTCGGTCGGATCGTCGCCAACGCCTCGGGCATGCCCTACACCGACTATGTCCGGCAGACGATCCTGAACCCTCTCGGCATGACCCGCAGCGGCTTTGACGCGCCGAAGGCTCCAAAGGCGCGCTACGCCCTTGGCTATCGCTGGGAAAATGAGAAATGGACCGCCGAGCCCGAGATGGTCGACGGGGCGTTCAACAGCATGGGCGGGTTGCAGGTCAGCGCGAACGACTATGCCAAATGGGTCGCCTTCCTGCTCTCGGCCTGGCCAGCGCGCGACGATGCCGACACCGGGCCGGTCAAGCGGTCGACGGTGCGCGAGATCGCACAGGGCTCGAACTTCGTCTCGGTGACGAACCGCATCGGCGCCAGCGGCGCTACGGCGTGCAAGCAGGCCGCGGCTTACGGCATGGGCTGGCGCGTTGCGCAGGATTGCGACCTTGGCCTGACGCTCGCGCACGGCGGCGGATATCCGGGCTATGGCAGTCATGTGATGCTGATGCCCGATTATGGAATCGGCGTCTTTGCGCTGTCGAACCGGACCTATGCCGGCCCGTCGGCCCCCGCGTGGGACACCGCGGTCGCAATCGACAAGGCGGGCCTGTTGGAAACGCGCCCCGTTCCGGTATCGCCGGCGGTGGCAGAGGCCTATGCGGCAGCAAGGGCGGCTTATGCCGCCGGCGATCTCGGCCCGCTACAGGGCCGGCTCGCGATGAACTTCCTCCTCGATCGTTCGGCCGCCAACTGGAAGGCCGAATTCGCGAAGTTGAAAGCCGAGGTAGGGGCGTGCCCCACCGACGAGCCGCTGGCGCCGACCGGCGCGATGTCGGCTGCCTTCCGCCTCAACTGCGAAAAGGGCAAGCTCGACGGGCAATTGCTGCTCGCCCCGACGAAGCCGGCGACGATCCAGGCGCTGCGCTTGCGCGTCGTGCCGCCCGAGGCGAACTGA